One segment of Primulina huaijiensis isolate GDHJ02 unplaced genomic scaffold, ASM1229523v2 scaffold25443, whole genome shotgun sequence DNA contains the following:
- the LOC140967525 gene encoding large ribosomal subunit protein bL19c-like produces the protein MQSLFGKLRFFARLRVDNLKNVDLKTISYVESKFLANLVNQAPRFNYQLYSSSAFFLDKNIGTKTSSPNFSTSDGIGLNSCLNQSSSMVFALPTRNITNVGSASEDESHSCDVPQRIKFKRLDKTARHIMQIVDKEAVEEVKSNREIPDVRPGCIVQLKVEVPENKRRTSTIKGIVIARRNAGLNTTFRIRRLVAGVGIESLYHLYSPNIKEIKVLDQKKVRRAKLYYLRDKMNALKRQ, from the exons ATGCAATCTCTGTTTGGGAAGCTTCGATTTTTCGCGCGACTAAGGGTCGACAATCTGAAAAATGTTGACTTGAAAACAATATCATATGTTGAATCGAAATTTCTGGCGAATTTGGTTAATCAGGCGCCGCGATTCAATTATCAGCTTTATTCCAGCTCGGCATTCTTCTTG GATAAAAATATTGGCACTAAAACTTCATCTCCAAACTTTTCTACAAGCGACGGAATAGGTCTAAACTCATGCTTGAATCAGTCATCTTCAATGGTATTTGCCTTGCCAACAAGGAATATTACAAATGTTGGATCTGCTTCTGAAGATGAGTCCCATTCTTGTGATGTGCCTCAGCGCATCAAATTCAAGAGGCTGGATAAAACAGCCAGGCACATTATGCAG ATAGTTGATAAAGAAGCAGTTGAGGAAGTGAAATCAAATCGAGAGATACCCGATGTCAGGCCAGGTTGTATTGTCCAGCTTAAAGTG GAAGTACCAGAAAATAAGAGACGTACTTCAACCATAAAAGGTATTGTTATAGCTAGACGAAATGCTGGTCTAAATACCACTTTCAGGATAAGAAGACTTGTAGCAGGAGTGGGCATTGAATCTCTATACCATTT GTATTCTCCAAATATAAAGGAGATAAAGGTGTTGGACCAGAAGAAAGTGAGGAGAGCCAAGCTTTACTATCTCAGAGATAAAATGAATGCCCTTAAAAGGCAGTGA
- the LOC140967532 gene encoding pachytene checkpoint protein 2 homolog isoform X1 → MTAAETSVPMDITMQNPAQCGVLEQDAAVTEPPAASSARPPDPPIFNEDRVLVSVEVLLKPSSTARFDDVRSTVESMLEKRSMSYADGPIPVPVDNSFLVDNVQRICICDSDMWVEKNDVLLFWQVRPVIHVFQLSEEGPCEELNNDGQHTSFNEWILPANEFDGLWESLIYESGLKQRLLRYAASALLFTEKGVNPFLVSWNRIVLLHGPPGTGKTSLCKALAQKLSIRLSSRYPQSQLIEVNAHSLFSKWFSESGKLVAKLFSKIQEMVEEENNLVFVLIDEVESLAAARKAALSGSEPSDSIRVVNALLTQMDKLKSSPNVIILTTSNITAAIDIAFVDRADIKAYVGPPTLQARFEILRSCLLELMRTGILSDSQVQDGDLLLQSFTSFKEQLNSTTGATESAAPLNLSKQLLEVAEACKGLSGRTLRKLPFLAHAALANPFTCGTDKFLRKMIETAKRECSETPD, encoded by the exons ATGACAGCAGCTGAAACGAGTGTTCCCATGGATATCACCATGCAGAACCCCGCCCAATGTGGCGTTCTCGAACAAGACGCCGCCGTTACTGAGCCTCCAGCTGCATCATCTGCTCGGCCTCCTGATCCGCCGATATTCAACGAAGATAGAGTCCTTGTTTCAG TTGAAGTTTTATTGAAACCTTCCAGTACAGCTCGGTTTGATGATGTTAGGTCAACAGTCGAAAG TATGCTCGAAAAGAGAAGCATGAGCTATGCTGATGGTCCAATCCCAGTTCCAGTGGATAATTCATTTCTTGTAGATAATGTTCAAAGGATATGTATATGTGATTCAG ACATGTGGGTCGAAAAGAACGATGTTCTACTGTTTTGGCAAGTCAGACCGGTCATCCATGTTTTTCAG CTCAGTGAGGAAGGGCCTTGCGAGGAATTAAATAATGATGGCCAACATACTAGTTTTAATGAATGGATTCTTCCCGCAAATGAATTTGATGGTCTGTGGGAAAG cTTAATTTATGAATCTGGCCTGAAGCAAAGGTTACTACGATATGCAGCGAGTGCATTGCTTTTTACTGAAAAGGGTGTGAATCCTTTTCTTGTGTCATGGAACCG CATTGTTCTTCTTCATGGACCTCCAGGTACGGGGAAGACATCTCTGTGTAAAGCATTGGCACAAAAACTCTCCATACGCTTAAGCTCCAG ATACCCACAGTCCCAGTTGATCGAGGTTAATGCACATTCCTTGTTCAGTAAATGGTTTTCTGAAAGTGGCAAGCTG GTTGCAAAACTTTTCTCTAAGATTCAAGAAATGGTTGAAGAAGAAAACAATCTCGTATTTGTCTTGATTG ATGAAGTTGAAAGTTTAGCTGCCGCTAGGAAGGCTGCTTTGTCTGGATCTGAACCTTCTGATTCCATCCGG GTTGTCAACGCTCTCCTGACCCAGATGGACAAGTTGAAGTCCTCACCCAATGTGATAATTCTAACCACCTCAAATATAACTGCTGCTATAG ATATTGCTTTCGTGGATCGAGCTGATATAAAGGCATATGTGGGACCTCCAACTCTGCAAGCACGCTTTGAAATTTTAAGATCTTGCTTGCTTGAACTTATGCGGACTGGAATATTATCAGATTCCCAGGTCCAG GATGGTGATCTCCTTCTTCAGAGTTTTACTAGTTTTAAAGAGCAGCTAAATTCCACAACGGGAGCAACGGAGTCCGCAGCCCCATTAAATTTGTCTAAACAATTGCTTGAAGTTGCAGAAGCATGCAAG GGTTTAAGTGGAAGAACACTCAGAAAACTTCCATTTTTGGCACACGCGGCCCTTGCAAATCCTTTTACCTGTGGAACAGACAAATTCTTGCGGAAGATGATAGAAACAGCAAAACGAGAATGTTCTGAGACGCCGGACTGA
- the LOC140967531 gene encoding pentatricopeptide repeat-containing protein At3g48250, chloroplastic: MNHMKRTLRFAHSLSSIQLSKSQSIPKLVNPFSQFTPFLFAKIQSLESRPHEQILFFSSSPESVFSLFSSEDWSKNLDKEMKDSNLALTHENVVFILKKLSKNPEKASRFFKYVNEDGFEPSSSIYSLMLRIYTRKDFLKEFWVTIKEMKEKGYYLDEETYKTIFSTFRGSKMENEATALRHFYQRLIRENAMGEIVNEVVEIIKSLEWGEQVERKLEEMKFVVSDNFVLRVLKELRGKGYLLKAHRFFKWVEKSLGFKHNSVTYNGTLRVLCWVESIREFWSVMEEMKSSGFEMDLDSYIKITRQLQKNKMLKDAVRLYEHMMDSPFKPSCKECDMLLRTIATHSSPDLDLVFKVVNKFEAAGYLMSKSVYDGIHRSLTSLGKFDEAEKIVQTMKSAGYDPDNITYSQLVFGLCKARRCDEAYIVLTEMEKRGCSPDIKTWTILIKGHCVANEVDEAMLCFAKMMEKGFDADADLVDVLVNGFLSQDRAIGAYTLLLELVKKARSRPWQATYKNLIQKLLRGRKLEEALELLHMMKKQKYPPFSEPFVKYISKFGSVEDAQEFLKTLSVKEYPSVSAYQHVFRSFFDEDRHSEAKDLLFKCPHHIRKHPEVSSLFGSAT, translated from the coding sequence ATGAATCATATGAAGAGAACACTCCGATTCGCTCACTCTCTCTCTTCAATTCAACTATCTAAATCTCAATCAATTCCCAAACTAGTCAACCCCTTTTCTCAATTTACACCTTTTCTTTTCGCAAAGATTCAGTCTTTAGAAAGCAGACCTCATGAGCAAATTCTCTTCTTTTCATCGAGTCCGGAATCAGTTTTCTCCCTTTTTTCGTCCGAAGATTGGAGTAAGAATTTAGATAAAGAGATGAAAGATTCAAATTTGGCTCTAACCCATGAAAATGTTGTGTTTATCTTGAAGAAATTAAGCAAAAACCCGGAAAAAGCTTCAAGGTTCTTCAAATATGTTAACGAAGATGGGTTTGAGCCTAGCTCTTCTATTTACAGTTTGATGTTGAGAATATACACAAGAAAGGATTTCTTGAAGGAATTTTGGGTCACGATAAAGGAAATGAAAGAAAAGGGGTATTATCTTGATGAAGAAACGTACAAGACGATTTTTTCAACTTTTCGTGGTTCGAAGATGGAAAACGAGGCCACAGCATTAAGACATTTTTATCAAAGGTTGATTAGAGAGAATGCCATGGGGGAAATTGTGAATGAGGTGGTTGAGATCATTAAAAGTTTGGAATGGGGCGAACAGGTTGAGAGGAAGTTGGAGGAGATGAAATTCGTGGTTTCGGATAATTTTGTGTTAAGGGTGTTGAAGGAGCTTAGAGGGAAAGGGTATCTTTTGAAAGCTCACAGATTTTTCAAGTGGGTAGAAAAGAGTTTGGGTTTCAAGCACAACAGTGTTACTTACAATGGAACATTGAGGGTTCTATGTTGGGTAGAGTCGATCAGAGAGTTTTGGAGTGTCATGGAGGAGATGAAAAGTTCTGGTTTTGAGATGGATCTTGATTCGTATATAAAGATTACGAGGCAGCTTCAGAAGaataaaatgttgaaggatgcaGTGAGACTCTACGAGCATATGATGGATAGCCCGTTTAAGCCATCTTGTAAGGAATGTGATATGCTTTTACGAACGATTGCCACACATTCTAGTCCAGATCTTGATTTGGTGTTTAAAGTAGTGAACAAATTCGAGGCAGCTGGATATTTGATGTCTAAGAGTGTTTATGATGGAATTCATAGGTCTCTCACTAGCTTGGGGAAGTTTGATGAAGCGGAAAAAATTGTTCAAACTATGAAGAGTGCTGGTTATGATCCGGATAATATCACATATAGTCAATTGGTGTTTGGGCTTTGTAAAGCAAGGAGGTGTGATGAAGCATATATCGTCCTAACTGAGATGGAAAAACGAGGCTGTAGTCCTGATATCAAGACTTGGACCATATTGATAAAAGGGCATTGTGTGGCTAACGAGGTTGATGAGGCAATGCTTTGCTTTGCGAAGATGATGGAGAAGGGATTTGATGCTGATGCTGACCTAGTAGATGTGTTGGTTAATGGGTTCTTGAGTCAGGACAGAGCAATAGGTGCATATACATTGCTACTTGAATTGGTGAAAAAAGCTAGGTCACGGCCTTGGCAAGCTACTTATAAGAACCTGATCCAAAAGCTACTTAGAGGGAGGAAACTCGAGGAGGCTCTGGAGCTTCTACATATGATGAAGAAACAGAAGTACCCACCTTTTTCCGAACCCTTCGTCAAATATATTTCAAAGTTTGGGTCGGTGGAAGATGCTCAGGAATTCTTGAAGACCTTGAGTGTGAAAGAGTATCCATCTGTTTCTGCGTATCAACATGTTTTCAGGTCCTTCTTTGATGAAGACAGACATTCTGAGGCTAAAGATTTGCTATTTAAGTGCCCACATCATATTCGTAAACATCCAGAAGTAAGCAGTCTTTTTGGTTCTGCGACTTAA
- the LOC140967523 gene encoding probable serine/threonine-protein kinase WNK3, whose translation MPQDSVAESDPEDSDSEPEFVEVDTSGRYGRYKEVLGKGAFKKVYRAFDEREGIEVAWNQVKIADLMRNSVDFERLYSEVHLLKTLKHKNIIKFYNSWIDPKNEHINFITEIFTSGTLRQYRKKHKHVDVRALKNWSRQILEGLSYLHSHDPPVIHRDLKCDNIFVNGNQGEVKIGDLGLAAILQQARSAHSVIGTPEFMAPELYEEEYNELVDIYAFGMSLLELVTFEYPYVECANAAQIYKKVTAGIKPASLEKVKDPGVRSFIEKCIAEVSERLSARELLMDPFLLPDEESGSRGRCLQSQPLDADDNGNQLDRGKNSEDSTPEGSRDFTVHGQRKDHNTIFLKLRIADSSGHIRNIHFPFDIEVDTSTAVASEMVEELDLTDHDVSLISAMIDSEIRSHIPDWAPIKASGDNVKGEIISESAESGAVDDASPITSDSGPFVLERLPSGRKYWSDSPKASGETSPLRPGPSTLLAESVASGYCLYEENLQSPSGHRDMDPYHFTSSFGHVEYYSDSDNNVEEANSGPPDSEVADIPANRSYSLEKILIQHETDSTDIKIIVDKLEHLLEEQLRELGDLHKKHEIAVMDLLNDLPQETRLEVLSFCHQKLTELKLHHTWYK comes from the exons ATGCCGCAAGATTCCGTGGCGGAATCCGACCCCGAAGATTCCGATTCCGAGCCTGAGTTTGTTGAGGTTGATACCTCTGGTCGCTACGGTCGG TATAAAGAAGTGCTTGGCAAAGGAGCTTTCAAGAAAGT ATATAGGGCATTCGATGAACGGGAAGGAATAGAGGTAGCTTGGAATCAAGTTAAAATTGCTGATCTCATGAGGAATTCCGTTGACTTTGAGAGGTTGTATTCCGAAGTTCACTTACTAAAAACCCTCAAGcacaaaaatattatcaaattctACAATTCTTGGATTGATCCCAAGAACGAGCACATCAACTTCATAACCGAAATTTTCACATCGGGGACTCTGCGGCA GTATCGGAAGAAACACAAGCATGTTGATGTGAGGGCACTGAAAAATTGGTCAAGACAAATCCTGGAGGGGCTTTCTTATCTTCATAGCCATGACCCACCTGTTATTCATAGGGACTTAAAGTGTGACAATATTTTTGTCAATGGAAATCAAGGGGAGGTGAAAATTGGTGATCTAGGACTTGCTGCTATTCTTCAACAGGCACGTTCAGCTCATAGTGTTATAG GCACACCGGAATTCATGGCTCCGGAGCTTTACGAGGAGGAATACAATGAACTTGTAGATATATATGCTTTTGGAATGTCCTTGCTGGAGCTAGTGACCTTTGAGTATCCATATGTTGAATGTGCTAATGCTGCTCAGATATATAAGAAAGTGACAGCA GGAATAAAACCTGCATCATTGGAAAAAGTTAAGGATCCTGGGGTTCGGTCATTTATAGAGAAGTGCATTGCAGAAGTCTCTGAGAGGTTGTCGGCAAGAGAACTTTTGATGGACCCATTTCTCCTACCTGATGAGGAATCTGGAAGTAGAGGTCGCTGTTTGCAATCCCAACCCTTGGATGCAG ATGACAATGGCAATCAGCTTGACCGAGGAAAAAACTCTGAAGACTCTACGCCCGAGGGAAGTCGAGATTTCACGGTGCATGGTCAAAGAAAAGACCATAatacaatatttttgaaacttcgaATTGCAGATTCATCAG GTCATATTCGAAACATTCACTTCCCATTTGATATTGAGGTGGATACTTCAACTGCTGTTGCTAGTGAGATGGTTGAAGAGCTCGACCTGACTGATCATGATGTCTCGCTAATTAGTGCAATGATTGATTCTGAAATCCGATCTCATATTCCTGATTGGGCGCCTATAAAAGCCTCTGGTGACAATGTTAAAGGTGAGATTATTTCAGAAAGTGCTGAATCTGGAGCTGTGGATGATGCTTCCCCCATTACTAGTGATTCTGGCCCATTTGTTCTGGAAAGATTACCATCCGGTCGGAAGTATTGGTCCGATTCACCCAAAGCTAGTGGGGAAACCTCACCACTTAGGCCTGGGCCATCTACCTTGTTGGCAGAGTCAGTAGCCTCTGGATACTGCTTGTATGAAGAAAATTTACAATCTCCTAGTGGCCATAGAGATATGGATCCTTACCATTTTACTTCCTCGTTCGGTCATGTGGAATATTATTCTGATTCTGATAATAATGTGGAGGAAGCGAATTCTGGACCCCCTGATTCAGAAGTTGCTGATATTCCTGCCAACCGTTCTTATTCGCTTGAGAAAATCTTGATACAACACGAAACAGATTCAACTGACATCAAAATTATTGTTGATAAGCTAGAGCATCTATTGGAGGAGCAGCTTAGGGAGCTAGGCGATCTTCATAAGAAGCATGAAATAGCTGTTATGGATCTTCTGAATGACCTTCCCCAAGAGACTCGTCTGGAGGTTCTTAGCTTCTGCCATCAAAAGTTAACGGAACTTAAGTTGCACCATACATGGTACAAGTAA
- the LOC140967524 gene encoding elongation factor Tu, chloroplastic-like → MASISAAAVSSTTATKLGYPSAHSLSNPISSKPTKVILSSSFTPSFSTTLVLQPTTATTAPLRRFTIRAARGKFERKKPHVNIGTIGHVDHGKTTLTAALTMALASVGNSAPKKYDEIDAAPEERARGITINTATVEYETETRHYAHVDCPGHADYVKNMITGAAQMDGAILVVSGADGPMPQTKEHILLAKQVGVPNMVVFLNKEDQVDDEELIQLVELEVRELLSSYEFPGDDIPIVCGSALLALEALMENPKIKRGENKWVDKIYKLMDEVDAYIPIPQRQTDLPFLMAVEDVFSITGRGTVATGRIERGTVKIGDNVDLVGLRDTRSTIVTGVEMFQKTLDDAMAGDNVGLLLRGIQKLDIQRGMVLAKPGTITPHKIFVAIVYVLKKEEGGRHSPFFAGYRPQFYMRTTDVTGKVNSIMNDKDEESKMVMPGDRVKMEVELIMPVACEQGMRFAIREGGKTVGAGVIQSIIE, encoded by the coding sequence ATGGCTTCAATTTCCGCAGCTGCCGTATCATCGACGACCGCCACAAAATTGGGATATCCCTCCGCCCATTCTCTCTCGAATCCCATTTCTTCAAAACCCACCAAAGTCATCCTATCCTCTTCCTTCACACCCTCCTTCTCTACTACCCTCGTCCTCCAACCCACTACTGCTACCACGGCGCCGCTCCGCCGCTTCACAATTCGCGCAGCGCGTGGAAAATTTGAGCGCAAAAAGCCCCATGTAAACATCGGCACAATTGGCCATGTCGACCATGGGAAAACCACCCTCACTGCTGCGCTTACCATGGCTTTAGCTTCCGTTGGTAACTCTGCTCCTAAGAAATACGATGAAATCGATGCTGCCCCTGAAGAGAGAGCTCGTGGGATTACTATTAATACAGCTACCGTTGAGTATGAGACTGAGACACGACACTATGCTCACGTTGATTGCCCGGGACATGCTGATTATGTTAAGAATATGATTACTGGAGCTGCCCAAATGGATGGAGCGATTTTGGTGGTTTCTGGGGCTGATGGACCAATGCCGCAGACGAAAGAACATATTTTGTTGGCGAAGCAAGTTGGGGTTCCGAATATGGTGGTTTTCTTGAATAAAGAAGATCAAGTCGATGATGAGGAGTTGATTCAGTTGGTGGAGCTTGAGGTAAGGGAGTTATTGTCTTCTTATGAGTTTCCTGGTGATGATATTCCAATCGTTTGTGGTTCTGCGTTGCTTGCTTTAGAGGCTTTAATGGAAAATCCCAAGATTAAGAGAGGGGAGAATAAGTGGGTGGACAAGATTTACAAGTTAATGGATGAGGTAGATGCTTACATTCCTATTCCTCAGAGGCAGACTGATTTGCCATTTCTGATGGCGGTTGAGGATGTTTTCTCGATTACGGGTAGAGGGACTGTGGCTACCGGTAGGATAGAGAGAGGGACTGTTAAGATTGGTGATAATGTGGATCTTGTGGGATTGAGGGATACTAGGTCCACAATTGTGACAGGAGTTGAGATGTTTCAGAAGACTTTGGATGATGCCATGGCTGGAGATAATGTTGGGTTGCTGTTGAGAGGTATTCAAAAGCTTGATATTCAGAGGGGTATGGTGCTGGCAAAGCCGGGAACCATCACTCCACATAAGATATTTGTGGCAATTGTTTATGTGTTGAAGAAGGAAGAGGGTGGAAGGCATTCCCCTTTCTTTGCAGGATATAGACCTCAGTTTTACATGAGGACTACTGACGTGACGGGGAAGGTGAATTCCATTATGAATGATAAGGATGAGGAGTCAAAGATGGTGATGCCCGGTGACCGTGTCAAGATGGAGGTTGAGCTAATTATGCCGGTTGCTTGTGAGCAGGGAATGAGATTTGCCATCAGAGAGGGAGGCAAGACTGTAGGCGCAGGTGTCATTCAGTCCATTATTGAGTGA
- the LOC140967532 gene encoding pachytene checkpoint protein 2 homolog isoform X2, whose protein sequence is MTAAETSVPMDITMQNPAQCGVLEQDAAVTEPPAASSARPPDPPIFNEDRVLVSVEVLLKPSSTARFDDVRSTVESMLEKRSMSYADGPIPVPVDNSFLVDNVQRICICDSDMWVEKNDVLLFWQVRPVIHVFQLSEEGPCEELNNDGQHTSFNEWILPANEFDGLWESLIYESGLKQRLLRYAASALLFTEKGVNPFLVSWNRIVLLHGPPGTGKTSLCKALAQKLSIRLSSRYPQSQLIEVAKLFSKIQEMVEEENNLVFVLIDEVESLAAARKAALSGSEPSDSIRVVNALLTQMDKLKSSPNVIILTTSNITAAIDIAFVDRADIKAYVGPPTLQARFEILRSCLLELMRTGILSDSQVQDGDLLLQSFTSFKEQLNSTTGATESAAPLNLSKQLLEVAEACKGLSGRTLRKLPFLAHAALANPFTCGTDKFLRKMIETAKRECSETPD, encoded by the exons ATGACAGCAGCTGAAACGAGTGTTCCCATGGATATCACCATGCAGAACCCCGCCCAATGTGGCGTTCTCGAACAAGACGCCGCCGTTACTGAGCCTCCAGCTGCATCATCTGCTCGGCCTCCTGATCCGCCGATATTCAACGAAGATAGAGTCCTTGTTTCAG TTGAAGTTTTATTGAAACCTTCCAGTACAGCTCGGTTTGATGATGTTAGGTCAACAGTCGAAAG TATGCTCGAAAAGAGAAGCATGAGCTATGCTGATGGTCCAATCCCAGTTCCAGTGGATAATTCATTTCTTGTAGATAATGTTCAAAGGATATGTATATGTGATTCAG ACATGTGGGTCGAAAAGAACGATGTTCTACTGTTTTGGCAAGTCAGACCGGTCATCCATGTTTTTCAG CTCAGTGAGGAAGGGCCTTGCGAGGAATTAAATAATGATGGCCAACATACTAGTTTTAATGAATGGATTCTTCCCGCAAATGAATTTGATGGTCTGTGGGAAAG cTTAATTTATGAATCTGGCCTGAAGCAAAGGTTACTACGATATGCAGCGAGTGCATTGCTTTTTACTGAAAAGGGTGTGAATCCTTTTCTTGTGTCATGGAACCG CATTGTTCTTCTTCATGGACCTCCAGGTACGGGGAAGACATCTCTGTGTAAAGCATTGGCACAAAAACTCTCCATACGCTTAAGCTCCAG ATACCCACAGTCCCAGTTGATCGAG GTTGCAAAACTTTTCTCTAAGATTCAAGAAATGGTTGAAGAAGAAAACAATCTCGTATTTGTCTTGATTG ATGAAGTTGAAAGTTTAGCTGCCGCTAGGAAGGCTGCTTTGTCTGGATCTGAACCTTCTGATTCCATCCGG GTTGTCAACGCTCTCCTGACCCAGATGGACAAGTTGAAGTCCTCACCCAATGTGATAATTCTAACCACCTCAAATATAACTGCTGCTATAG ATATTGCTTTCGTGGATCGAGCTGATATAAAGGCATATGTGGGACCTCCAACTCTGCAAGCACGCTTTGAAATTTTAAGATCTTGCTTGCTTGAACTTATGCGGACTGGAATATTATCAGATTCCCAGGTCCAG GATGGTGATCTCCTTCTTCAGAGTTTTACTAGTTTTAAAGAGCAGCTAAATTCCACAACGGGAGCAACGGAGTCCGCAGCCCCATTAAATTTGTCTAAACAATTGCTTGAAGTTGCAGAAGCATGCAAG GGTTTAAGTGGAAGAACACTCAGAAAACTTCCATTTTTGGCACACGCGGCCCTTGCAAATCCTTTTACCTGTGGAACAGACAAATTCTTGCGGAAGATGATAGAAACAGCAAAACGAGAATGTTCTGAGACGCCGGACTGA